The following coding sequences are from one Streptococcus mitis window:
- a CDS encoding cache domain-containing sensor histidine kinase, whose amino-acid sequence MKRSSLLVRMVISIFLVFLILLALVGTFYYRSSSSAIEASIEGNSQTTISQTSHFIQSYIKKLETTSTSLTQQTDVLAYAENPSQDKVKGIRDLFLTILKADQDLKAVVLVTKSGQLISTDDSVQMKTSSDMMTEDWYQKAIHQGAKPVLTPAHKSDSQWVISVTQELLDAKGADLGVLRLDISYETLEAYLNQLQLGQQGFAFIINENHEFVYHPQHTVYSSASEMEAMKPYIETGQGYTLDHQSYVSQEKIAGTDWTVLGVSSLEKLDQVRSQLLWTLLGASVTSLLACLCLVWFSLKRWIAPLKDLRETMLEIASGSQNLRAKEAGAYELREVTRQFNAMLDQIDQLMIDIRRQEETTRQYQLQALSSQINPHFLYNTLDTIIWMAEFQDSQRVVQVTKSLATYFRLALNQGKDLICLSDEINHVRQYLFIQKQRYGDKLEYEINETPAFDNLVLPKLVLQPLVENALYHGIKEKEGQGHIKITVQKQDSGMVIRIEDDGVGFQDTSDSSQSQLKRGGVGLQNVDQRLKLHFGEDYQMKIDSIPSKGTTVEIYINRIEIS is encoded by the coding sequence ATGAAACGTTCGTCTCTTCTAGTTAGAATGGTTATTTCTATCTTTCTGGTCTTTCTCATTCTCCTAGCTCTGGTTGGGACTTTCTACTATCGATCTAGTTCTTCAGCCATTGAGGCTAGCATTGAGGGCAATAGTCAAACGACTATCAGTCAGACTAGCCACTTTATCCAGTCTTATATCAAAAAATTAGAAACCACCTCGACCAGTTTGACCCAGCAGACGGATGTCCTAGCCTATGCTGAGAATCCCAGTCAAGACAAGGTAAAGGGAATTCGAGATCTGTTTTTAACCATCTTGAAGGCAGATCAGGACTTGAAAGCTGTTGTGCTGGTAACCAAGTCTGGTCAGCTCATTTCTACAGATGACAGTGTGCAGATGAAAACATCTTCAGATATGATGACTGAGGATTGGTACCAAAAGGCCATTCATCAGGGAGCTAAGCCAGTTTTGACTCCAGCTCATAAATCAGATAGTCAATGGGTTATTTCTGTCACTCAGGAACTTCTTGATGCAAAGGGAGCCGATCTGGGCGTTCTTCGCTTGGATATTTCCTATGAAACTCTGGAAGCCTATCTCAATCAACTCCAGTTGGGTCAGCAGGGCTTTGCCTTTATCATCAATGAAAACCATGAATTTGTTTACCATCCTCAACACACAGTCTATAGTTCAGCTAGTGAAATGGAAGCCATGAAACCCTACATTGAGACAGGACAGGGCTATACGCTCGACCACCAATCCTACGTCAGTCAGGAAAAGATTGCAGGAACTGATTGGACGGTGCTTGGCGTGTCATCACTGGAAAAGTTAGACCAGGTTCGGAGTCAACTCTTGTGGACCTTGCTTGGGGCTAGTGTCACATCACTTCTTGCCTGTCTCTGCTTGGTGTGGTTCAGTCTCAAGCGCTGGATTGCCCCTTTGAAGGATTTGAGAGAAACCATGCTGGAGATTGCTTCTGGTTCTCAAAATCTTCGTGCCAAGGAAGCGGGTGCTTATGAACTGAGAGAGGTGACTCGCCAGTTTAATGCCATGTTGGATCAGATTGATCAGTTGATGATAGATATTCGTAGGCAGGAAGAAACGACCCGTCAGTACCAACTTCAAGCCCTATCAAGCCAGATTAATCCGCATTTCCTCTATAACACCTTGGACACGATCATCTGGATGGCTGAATTTCAGGACAGTCAGCGAGTGGTTCAGGTGACCAAGTCCTTGGCAACCTATTTCCGCTTGGCGCTCAATCAGGGGAAGGATTTGATTTGCTTGTCTGACGAAATCAATCATGTCCGCCAGTATCTCTTTATCCAGAAACAACGTTATGGCGATAAGCTGGAGTATGAAATTAATGAAACTCCTGCCTTTGATAATCTAGTCTTGCCTAAGTTGGTGTTGCAACCCCTTGTAGAAAATGCTCTTTACCATGGTATTAAAGAAAAAGAAGGTCAGGGCCATATTAAAATTACTGTCCAGAAACAGGATTCAGGAATGGTCATCCGTATTGAGGATGATGGAGTTGGCTTCCAAGATACTAGTGATAGTAGTCAAAGTCAACTCAAACGTGGGGGAGTTGGTCTTCAAAATGTTGATCAACGGCTCAAACTTCACTTTGGAGAAGATTACCAAATGAAGATTGATTCTATTCCCTCAAAAGGTACGACAGTAGAAATATACATAAATAGAATAGAAATTAGCTAA
- a CDS encoding TIGR01440 family protein: MKEKDIQRETSQIVKDVLEKANLKQGSIFVLGLSSSEVIGGQIGKESSQEIGEIIVKTILDILEENGIHLAVQGCEHVNRALVVERQVAEQFGLEMVSVLPTLHAGGSGQLAAFKFMQDPVEVEFIKAHAGLDIGDTAIGMHVKHVQVPIRPLLREIGHAHVTALASRPKLIGGARAHYPQDSIRKS; this comes from the coding sequence ATGAAGGAAAAAGACATTCAAAGAGAAACAAGCCAGATTGTAAAAGATGTATTAGAAAAGGCCAATTTGAAGCAGGGATCTATCTTTGTTTTGGGCCTTTCTTCTAGTGAAGTGATAGGTGGTCAGATTGGCAAGGAATCCAGCCAAGAAATTGGGGAAATCATTGTGAAGACCATCCTAGATATCCTAGAAGAAAATGGAATTCATCTAGCCGTTCAAGGTTGTGAACATGTCAATCGGGCCCTCGTCGTTGAACGTCAGGTGGCAGAGCAGTTTGGTCTGGAAATGGTCAGTGTCCTTCCTACCCTTCATGCAGGAGGTTCAGGTCAGTTGGCAGCCTTCAAGTTTATGCAAGATCCAGTTGAGGTTGAATTTATCAAGGCTCATGCTGGATTGGATATCGGAGACACTGCAATTGGCATGCATGTCAAGCATGTTCAGGTTCCGATTCGCCCTCTTTTGAGAGAAATTGGGCATGCCCATGTAACGGCTCTTGCTAGCCGTCCAAAATTAATTGGAGGTGCGCGTGCGCATTATCCACAAGATTCTATCAGAAAGTCGTGA
- a CDS encoding ZmpA/ZmpB/ZmpC family metallo-endopeptidase, producing the protein MKKTKQQLEKITKYSIRKLTVGVGPVAIGAFLFGASTLSVDKVQANEVGGAHSVHYRYLAEQELTESEKALIHHEVPREFQDDDILYVVYRKKATNRQQLPYTGSKELALAGLGLATASLAVFLVSKKGRKEVLGVLLIGSLGASTFVPYGTFAFENKELLSYNQTISASTHEGLAEGIIHIDGYEYIGYFKEAELHPSRPASAEKPQLPVEKQSANEIEKTEVVQETPAVTPQPVVEKPLAQTPVAPAVEEKPVSANPQTRQEESLVEIPFEIITSPDANLAEGQTRIVAAGVNGQRRLVTKVSMVNGQEVREVIEDQVVQNPVSQVIAVGTKKEVQPTPTPVPQAEPSHQVAKGTQEEGKVGQALTQPELPEAPVEAKGTQEEGKVGQALTQPELPEYHEAKGVQEVKEGEKQGQALVQPKLPEYKEPVSTKGTQEPGQEGQAPVQEVNPEYKVTTGTVEKSTESELDFTTEVVPDDTKYVDEEVVETPGSKGIQVTKTTYETVEGVETDKVLSTTTEVKVPAVSKVVKKGTKPLEGTVDETEEVEIPFETKTQEDDTLKRGTEEVAQQGKNGKKQITKTYKTIRGEKTTEPPTVTEKVIEQPQDKIIKKGTKGLEKPTLEWAKTDKDVLKKSATASYTLNKPAGVEIKSIKLALKDKDGKVVKEVTVAENNLNATVDKLKYYQGYTLSTTMVYDRGEGEETEKLEDKQIQLDLKKVEIKNIKETSLMSVDADGNETDTSLLTEKPADLAPLYLRVTTHDNKTTRLAVDKIEEVTVDGKTLYKVTAKAPDLIQRRADDTLSEEYVHYFEKQLPKIGNVYYNFKELIEDMQKDPTGEFKLGADLNAANVPTPSKQYVTGTFKGKLSSYGDNRFTIHNLARPLFNRVENAHIHDFNLGNVDINMPWANKTAPLGDMFKKSTIENIKVTGNVVGNNDVTGMVNKLDESNMRNVAFIGNITSVGNAGWWSGGLVSESWRSNTDNSYIDAYIKGNKAKVGGLVAKLNHGDNPMDVSAWGRLKNSVAKGTIDVKEPLETGGLLHSNWSWGLAENNVTMMKVKNGGEILYGSRDAEDDDYFGANWVRNNNVFVNGVSEGKQSYSRSSRWKGISQEEADARIAKMGITAHEYTITEHFVDKLNHKATKADTYKSTQDYDVSRELAYRNIEKLQPFYNKEWIVNQGNKIPADSKLLNTEVLSVTGMKDGQFVTDLSDADHIMIHYADKTKEIKAITQKESKVQQVREYSIEGLGDVVYTPNMVVKDRANLINDIKAKLASVELDSDEVRKINNNPKMLYMEESFKEVKDNLDALVKALVENEDHQLNTDEAAKRALIKKVEDNKAKIMLALAYLNQYYGIKFDGLNIKNMMTFKPDFYGKNVNVLDRLISFASNGNNLKGDQSHDAFNRALASATGKANLHEFLKYNMELFTSETDMNTWFKNNIADNAYVVEKQSSNPDFANKKHKLYEVINNGHHGRYILPLLNLKKAHMILITTYNTIAFSSFEKYGKNTVEEREAFKKQVDLRAQEQINYLDFWSRLAADNVRNQLLKSENMVPSAIWDNHDVPGLGWVDRMGHTKNGDFAPIREFYGPTDKWHGYNGMGAYAYIFQNPQPQEAVYYIISSMISDFGTSAFTHETTHINDRMAYLGTWRHREGTDVEAFAQGMLQSPSVSNPNGEYGSLGLNMAYERQNDGNQWYNYNPNMLDSRQKIDHYMKNYNESMMMLDYLEAEAVIKKNEGTNDKWFKKMDREWRSNADRNSLKGKPHQWDKLRDLNDEEKNMKLTTIDQLVNNNFVTKHGMPGNGRYRSEGFDTAYQTVNMMAGIYGGNTSRSTVGSISFKHNTFRMWGYFGYLDGFLGYASNKYKDAAKKENNGYVGDDFIIKKVSNGRFQNLEEWKSAWYHEVHEKAQKGFVEIEINGEKISTYARLQELFDEAVEKDLKGNGFGNTVGLKEKVYKQLLQKSNGFTGDLFTK; encoded by the coding sequence ATGAAAAAAACAAAACAACAACTAGAAAAAATCACCAAATATTCGATTCGTAAGCTAACTGTTGGGGTAGGTCCTGTAGCAATCGGGGCCTTCCTTTTTGGTGCTAGTACCCTTTCAGTAGATAAGGTTCAAGCCAATGAAGTCGGCGGTGCTCATAGCGTTCATTACCGTTATTTGGCGGAGCAGGAATTGACCGAGTCTGAAAAAGCCCTGATTCACCATGAGGTTCCTAGAGAATTTCAAGATGATGATATTCTTTATGTAGTTTATCGTAAGAAGGCAACTAACAGACAACAACTTCCTTACACAGGAAGTAAGGAACTAGCTTTGGCAGGTCTTGGCTTGGCAACTGCTTCTCTAGCAGTCTTTTTGGTGTCCAAAAAAGGTCGCAAAGAGGTTCTAGGTGTTCTCTTGATTGGTTCTTTAGGAGCCAGTACCTTTGTACCTTATGGGACATTCGCATTTGAAAATAAAGAATTGCTTTCTTATAACCAAACTATTTCGGCCTCTACACATGAAGGTTTGGCTGAAGGGATTATCCACATTGATGGTTATGAATACATCGGATACTTCAAGGAAGCAGAACTCCATCCATCAAGACCAGCTTCAGCTGAGAAGCCTCAGTTGCCAGTAGAAAAGCAAAGTGCAAATGAAATCGAGAAAACAGAAGTAGTTCAAGAAACACCTGCTGTCACTCCCCAACCTGTTGTTGAAAAACCTTTGGCACAAACTCCGGTTGCTCCTGCGGTTGAAGAAAAACCAGTTTCTGCGAATCCTCAGACAAGACAGGAAGAGAGCTTGGTGGAGATTCCTTTTGAAATAATCACAAGCCCAGATGCGAATCTAGCAGAAGGACAGACTCGTATCGTCGCAGCCGGAGTAAATGGTCAGCGTCGTCTTGTAACTAAAGTATCAATGGTTAATGGTCAAGAAGTTAGAGAAGTCATCGAAGACCAAGTGGTTCAGAATCCTGTGTCACAAGTCATTGCAGTCGGAACTAAGAAAGAGGTACAACCTACCCCAACTCCAGTACCACAAGCTGAACCAAGTCACCAAGTAGCTAAAGGTACGCAAGAAGAAGGGAAGGTAGGACAAGCCTTAACACAACCAGAATTGCCAGAGGCTCCAGTAGAAGCAAAAGGGACTCAAGAAGAAGGGAAGGTAGGACAAGCCTTAACACAACCAGAATTGCCAGAGTATCATGAAGCCAAAGGTGTTCAAGAAGTAAAAGAAGGCGAGAAGCAAGGCCAAGCTTTAGTACAGCCAAAACTTCCTGAATATAAAGAACCAGTTTCAACAAAGGGAACTCAAGAACCTGGTCAAGAAGGTCAAGCACCAGTACAAGAAGTAAACCCAGAATATAAAGTAACAACAGGTACAGTTGAGAAGTCTACCGAAAGTGAATTAGATTTCACAACAGAAGTAGTTCCAGACGATACAAAATATGTGGATGAAGAAGTAGTTGAAACCCCTGGTTCTAAAGGTATCCAAGTTACGAAAACAACTTACGAAACAGTGGAAGGTGTAGAGACAGATAAAGTTCTTTCTACAACTACAGAAGTGAAAGTGCCTGCCGTTTCTAAAGTCGTTAAAAAAGGAACGAAACCACTTGAAGGAACAGTAGATGAAACTGAAGAAGTAGAGATTCCTTTTGAAACAAAAACGCAAGAAGATGACACCTTAAAACGCGGGACAGAAGAAGTTGCTCAACAAGGAAAAAACGGCAAGAAACAAATTACTAAGACGTATAAAACGATTCGTGGTGAAAAAACTACTGAACCACCAACAGTTACTGAAAAAGTAATTGAACAACCTCAAGATAAAATTATTAAAAAAGGTACAAAAGGATTAGAAAAACCAACTTTAGAATGGGCTAAAACAGATAAAGATGTCTTGAAGAAGAGCGCTACAGCTAGTTATACATTGAATAAACCAGCTGGAGTAGAAATTAAATCAATCAAATTAGCGTTAAAAGATAAAGATGGAAAAGTTGTCAAAGAAGTAACAGTTGCTGAAAATAATTTAAACGCTACTGTAGATAAATTGAAATATTATCAAGGCTACACTCTATCCACAACAATGGTTTATGATCGTGGAGAAGGCGAAGAAACTGAGAAATTAGAAGATAAACAAATTCAGTTAGACCTTAAAAAAGTTGAAATCAAAAACATCAAAGAAACAAGCTTGATGAGTGTGGACGCTGATGGTAACGAAACAGATACTAGTTTGCTGACAGAAAAACCAGCTGATCTTGCTCCGCTTTATCTACGAGTGACAACTCATGATAACAAAACAACCAGACTGGCTGTTGATAAGATTGAAGAAGTCACAGTTGATGGCAAGACTTTGTATAAGGTCACTGCCAAAGCACCTGATTTGATTCAACGTAGAGCTGATGATACACTAAGCGAAGAGTATGTACATTACTTTGAAAAACAATTACCGAAGATTGGAAATGTCTATTACAACTTTAAAGAACTCATTGAGGATATGCAAAAAGACCCAACTGGTGAGTTTAAACTTGGTGCAGATTTGAATGCTGCCAATGTTCCAACACCAAGTAAACAGTATGTAACAGGAACGTTTAAAGGTAAGTTGTCTAGTTATGGGGATAACCGCTTTACAATTCATAACCTAGCGCGTCCACTATTCAACCGAGTTGAAAACGCTCATATTCATGACTTCAATCTAGGTAATGTCGATATCAACATGCCTTGGGCTAATAAGACAGCACCGCTTGGTGATATGTTTAAAAAGTCAACGATTGAAAATATTAAAGTGACAGGTAACGTAGTAGGTAACAATGATGTTACTGGTATGGTCAATAAACTGGATGAATCAAACATGCGTAATGTTGCATTTATTGGTAATATTACAAGTGTTGGTAATGCAGGATGGTGGTCTGGTGGACTTGTAAGTGAAAGTTGGAGAAGTAACACCGACAACTCTTACATTGATGCATATATTAAAGGGAATAAAGCTAAGGTCGGTGGCCTGGTTGCTAAATTGAATCACGGTGATAACCCAATGGACGTTAGTGCATGGGGACGTCTGAAGAATTCCGTGGCAAAAGGTACGATTGATGTGAAAGAACCTCTTGAGACAGGTGGTCTGCTTCATTCTAACTGGTCGTGGGGGCTTGCTGAAAATAACGTTACCATGATGAAAGTGAAGAATGGTGGTGAGATTCTTTACGGTTCTCGTGATGCAGAGGATGATGATTACTTTGGTGCAAACTGGGTTCGAAATAATAATGTATTCGTTAATGGTGTAAGTGAAGGTAAACAATCATATTCTCGCTCTAGTCGTTGGAAGGGTATTTCCCAAGAAGAAGCCGATGCCAGAATTGCTAAAATGGGAATTACTGCACATGAATATACAATAACTGAACATTTTGTAGATAAGTTAAACCATAAGGCAACAAAAGCAGATACTTACAAATCTACTCAAGATTATGACGTATCTCGTGAACTTGCTTACCGTAATATTGAAAAACTTCAACCGTTCTACAACAAAGAATGGATTGTAAATCAAGGTAATAAGATTCCTGCAGATTCTAAATTACTAAATACGGAAGTTTTATCTGTTACAGGTATGAAAGATGGACAATTTGTGACCGACTTATCAGATGCTGACCATATTATGATTCATTACGCTGATAAGACGAAAGAAATTAAGGCTATTACACAGAAAGAATCTAAGGTTCAACAAGTTCGTGAATATAGTATTGAAGGATTAGGTGATGTTGTCTATACACCAAACATGGTTGTTAAAGATCGTGCAAATTTGATTAATGATATCAAAGCTAAATTAGCTTCTGTTGAACTTGATTCAGATGAAGTTCGTAAGATTAATAACAATCCTAAGATGTTATACATGGAAGAAAGCTTCAAAGAAGTAAAAGATAATCTTGATGCTTTAGTTAAAGCTTTAGTTGAAAATGAAGACCATCAATTAAATACGGACGAAGCAGCTAAACGTGCATTGATTAAAAAAGTTGAAGATAACAAAGCTAAAATCATGTTAGCTCTGGCTTACTTAAACCAATACTATGGAATTAAATTTGACGGATTAAATATCAAAAATATGATGACCTTTAAACCGGATTTCTACGGTAAGAACGTTAACGTACTTGATAGATTAATCAGCTTCGCATCAAATGGTAACAACCTAAAAGGTGATCAATCACACGATGCATTTAACAGAGCTCTTGCAAGTGCTACTGGTAAAGCTAATTTACACGAATTCCTGAAGTACAACATGGAATTATTCACTAGTGAAACAGATATGAATACTTGGTTCAAGAACAACATTGCAGATAACGCTTATGTTGTTGAGAAACAATCATCAAATCCTGATTTTGCGAATAAGAAACATAAATTGTATGAAGTAATTAATAATGGACATCACGGACGTTATATTCTACCACTTCTGAATCTGAAGAAAGCGCATATGATTTTAATTACAACCTATAATACCATTGCGTTTAGTTCATTTGAGAAATATGGTAAAAATACGGTAGAAGAACGTGAAGCGTTTAAGAAGCAAGTTGATTTACGTGCGCAAGAACAAATCAATTACTTGGACTTCTGGTCAAGACTTGCTGCTGATAATGTACGAAATCAACTTCTTAAGAGTGAGAATATGGTACCATCTGCCATTTGGGATAATCATGATGTACCAGGTCTTGGTTGGGTTGACCGTATGGGACATACTAAGAATGGCGATTTTGCTCCAATTCGTGAATTCTATGGTCCGACTGATAAGTGGCACGGATACAATGGAATGGGTGCATACGCTTATATCTTCCAAAATCCACAACCACAAGAGGCTGTATATTATATCATCTCTAGCATGATTAGTGATTTTGGTACATCTGCATTCACTCACGAAACAACTCACATCAATGACCGTATGGCCTACTTAGGAACTTGGCGTCACCGTGAAGGAACAGACGTTGAAGCCTTTGCTCAAGGTATGTTACAATCACCATCAGTCTCAAATCCAAATGGTGAATATGGTTCCTTAGGATTAAACATGGCGTATGAACGTCAAAATGATGGTAATCAATGGTATAACTATAATCCTAATATGCTAGATAGTCGTCAGAAGATTGACCATTACATGAAGAACTATAATGAATCAATGATGATGCTTGATTACTTAGAAGCTGAAGCGGTCATTAAGAAAAATGAAGGAACCAATGATAAGTGGTTCAAGAAAATGGATCGAGAATGGCGTTCGAATGCTGATCGTAACAGTCTAAAAGGTAAGCCACATCAATGGGATAAACTTCGTGATTTAAATGATGAAGAGAAAAACATGAAGTTAACAACGATTGATCAATTGGTAAACAATAACTTTGTTACCAAGCATGGAATGCCTGGTAATGGACGTTATCGTTCAGAAGGTTTTGACACTGCTTATCAAACCGTTAATATGATGGCAGGTATCTATGGTGGTAACACAAGTAGAAGTACTGTAGGTTCTATTTCATTTAAACATAATACATTCCGTATGTGGGGTTACTTTGGTTATCTCGATGGTTTCTTAGGATACGCTTCTAATAAATATAAAGATGCTGCTAAGAAAGAAAACAATGGTTATGTTGGAGATGATTTCATCATTAAGAAAGTTTCAAATGGAAGATTCCAAAACTTAGAAGAATGGAAATCTGCTTGGTACCATGAAGTACATGAGAAAGCTCAAAAAGGTTTTGTTGAAATTGAAATTAATGGTGAGAAAATTTCAACTTATGCAAGACTTCAAGAATTATTTGATGAAGCAGTTGAGAAAGATCTTAAAGGGAATGGATTTGGAAATACAGTTGGTCTGAAAGAAAAAGTTTATAAACAACTCTTACAAAAATCTAATGGATTTACTGGAGATTTGTTTACTAAATAG